A single region of the Flavobacteriales bacterium genome encodes:
- the queG gene encoding tRNA epoxyqueuosine(34) reductase QueG — translation MKNEALIKQEAQRLGFLQCGISKADFLEEEAPRLERWLNANMHGEMGYMANHFDKRLDPRKLVDGAKSIITVLLNYYPSETQKDQEAPKISKYAYGNDYHHVIKGKLRELVNFINEEIGEVGGRAFVDSAPVMDKAWAAKAGLGWIGKNTNLIHPKNGSFFFIGELILDIELEPDQPIRDHCGTCTACIDACPTGAIIQPYVVDGSKCISYFTIELKDAIPTEMKGKFDNWAFGCDVCQDVCPWNRFSKPHTEPQFNPHPDLLEMTKQDWEELTEDVFKKVFQKSAVKRTKFNGLKRNLEFLKSN, via the coding sequence GTGAAAAATGAAGCTCTCATAAAACAAGAAGCCCAGCGATTGGGATTTCTGCAATGCGGTATTTCCAAAGCGGATTTTCTGGAGGAAGAAGCACCACGTTTGGAACGTTGGCTCAATGCCAACATGCATGGCGAAATGGGTTACATGGCCAACCATTTCGACAAGCGATTGGATCCTCGGAAGTTGGTGGATGGCGCCAAAAGCATCATCACCGTTCTGCTCAATTATTATCCGTCAGAAACACAGAAAGACCAAGAAGCCCCAAAGATCTCCAAGTATGCTTACGGTAACGATTACCATCATGTGATCAAAGGAAAATTGCGCGAACTGGTCAACTTCATCAATGAAGAAATCGGTGAAGTAGGAGGAAGGGCGTTTGTGGATAGTGCGCCCGTGATGGACAAAGCCTGGGCCGCCAAAGCAGGTTTGGGATGGATTGGCAAGAACACCAATCTCATCCATCCGAAAAACGGGTCATTCTTCTTTATCGGTGAGTTGATTTTGGATATTGAATTAGAACCCGACCAACCAATACGCGACCATTGTGGAACCTGTACGGCCTGTATCGATGCTTGTCCGACTGGAGCGATCATCCAGCCGTATGTGGTGGATGGCTCCAAGTGTATTTCCTATTTCACCATTGAGTTGAAAGATGCCATTCCAACGGAGATGAAAGGCAAGTTTGACAACTGGGCATTCGGCTGCGATGTATGTCAGGATGTTTGTCCGTGGAACCGCTTCTCCAAACCGCACACCGAACCACAGTTCAACCCACACCCCGATCTTCTGGAAATGACCAAACAGGACTGGGAAGAACTCACCGAAGACGTCTTCAAAAAGGTGTTTCAGAAATCGGCCGTAAAACGCACCAAGTTCAACGGGTTGAAGCGGAATCTGGAGTTTTTGAAGTCTAATTGA
- a CDS encoding UbiX family flavin prenyltransferase: protein MKKGRKIVVGVTGASGSIYAKVLFDRLGQLKDQIEDVGVVFSSNAREVWKLELGNSDFEQLPFKIYDSNDFLAPFASGSARFETMIVAPCSMGTMARIATGVSNDLMTRAADVILKERRKLILVPRDTPLSLIHINNMKTITEAGGIIAPASPSFYSNPKDFEALALTVVDRVLDLAGFELDSFRWSESKNQ, encoded by the coding sequence ATGAAAAAAGGCAGAAAAATAGTAGTGGGAGTTACGGGAGCAAGCGGCTCCATCTACGCCAAAGTGCTTTTTGATCGACTGGGCCAGCTGAAAGACCAGATCGAAGACGTTGGTGTGGTATTCAGTTCCAATGCGCGGGAGGTCTGGAAACTTGAACTGGGCAACTCCGATTTCGAACAGTTGCCATTCAAGATCTATGATAGCAATGACTTCCTGGCTCCGTTTGCTTCTGGCTCCGCCAGATTTGAGACCATGATCGTGGCACCTTGCAGCATGGGAACCATGGCGCGTATTGCCACAGGCGTTTCCAACGATCTGATGACCCGCGCTGCGGATGTCATCCTCAAGGAAAGACGTAAACTTATTCTTGTTCCGCGAGACACGCCTTTGAGTCTCATTCACATCAATAACATGAAAACGATCACAGAAGCGGGCGGCATCATCGCGCCAGCCAGCCCATCGTTTTACAGCAACCCGAAAGACTTTGAGGCATTGGCGCTAACGGTTGTTGACCGTGTACTCGACCTTGCCGGGTTTGAGTTGGATTCGTTCCGCTGGAGCGAATCTAAAAACCAATAA
- a CDS encoding outer membrane beta-barrel protein: MRILVFLLSFLPLFSVAQGFGGGLYAGLSTSQVSGDAIVGFHKVGAWGGAFTDYRFTPRSTLQLELSFIQKGSRQAPTVKNGNTLILYNHNMLEIPVLYRWYGIKNMSIELGTQVGILLSSLDRVTNSVESRNSSVYHRAEWSGAAGLSYYFWKGKIEVNARYSNSILSMRKQDWWMNHVIAFSVRFWFKTTLDRDKIEATKKKNQIEVKVE, encoded by the coding sequence GGTTTCGGAGGCGGACTGTACGCAGGTCTCAGCACCTCGCAGGTTTCGGGAGATGCGATCGTGGGATTCCATAAAGTTGGTGCTTGGGGAGGTGCGTTTACAGATTATCGCTTCACACCGCGTTCTACGCTTCAACTGGAACTCTCATTCATTCAGAAAGGCAGCCGACAGGCACCGACCGTAAAGAATGGCAACACGCTCATTCTCTACAACCATAATATGCTCGAAATCCCTGTGCTGTATCGTTGGTATGGCATCAAGAACATGAGCATTGAACTGGGAACGCAGGTCGGCATCTTGCTCAGCTCGCTCGACCGCGTTACGAATTCTGTTGAGAGCCGAAATTCAAGTGTGTATCATCGCGCGGAGTGGAGCGGAGCGGCAGGTCTCAGCTATTATTTCTGGAAAGGGAAAATTGAGGTGAACGCCCGCTACAGCAATTCCATCCTCAGCATGCGCAAACAGGATTGGTGGATGAACCACGTCATTGCTTTTTCTGTTAGGTTCTGGTTCAAAACAACCTTGGACAGAGACAAGATCGAAGCGACCAAGAAGAAGAACCAGATCGAGGTGAAAGTAGAATGA